Within the Plasmodium relictum strain SGS1 genome assembly, contig: PRELSG_00_v1_66, whole genome shotgun sequence genome, the region aaaaaatatagtaatgatttctatatatattctttaactTATTTGCTCCACACTCGTAAAAAAGAATTGAACATAAAGTTATTAAATCAATTCCATATCAAtgtttaatatatttctaaTCTTATATTATATTGCTCTTTTCTTTAATCCACAATAGTTCTAATTTGAAAGTTGTAGTTTTTctttatgttttattttgattttttccATAATTAAAAGTActgaaaatattataacaGATAAATTAatacacaaaaaaattattctttcAATTTCCGGTTCTTGAGCATTGACATTTATTATAGATAAtagaaatgaaataaaagacAAAATAAAAGCAAAATATAATGAACATACCtttgaaatattattatatttttttaatgttttcttattacattttaattctttatctTCCTTTTTTGCCTCTATTCCACTTTCTTGTTCTGCGTCTATACActcttctatttctttttgcCCATTATTTTGTTCTAATTCCGTTTTTACTTTATATTGTTGTTCacataattttaattcttcttttCCTTGTcctattttatatattttttctgcTAATAATCTGTTAGCTcctaaatttaatatatttgagTTGTTTTTGTAATTCCACGACCTAAAAGAATACCactaaaataagaaaaatacattcagtgtataaaaaaatattttttcatattaataaaattttgataaagaaaaatagtaataacaaaaaaacataaatattttaaagtattattattatcctaCATTATTAAAACACTGTAATGCCCaaattaaaaaggaaaatataaaaagctttttaagaaaatataatatatattttttctcttttttatgatatattTGTATAGTGAACACATCTGTGGTAATATAACCTTTATAAACGTTGGAATAAAGTCCGAAGTATGCAATAATATTAAAGATATCATTCATTTTcttgttcattttttttttctttttaatatataaatttattaatttttatatataactaataataacttaaaaaaaaaaaattaaataattaaaacttTAAAACTCGATATAAAATAGCAAATgctaaaatatttataaaaaaaaaatactttaaaatatcttatttaattttttattttaaatatctaTAAGAATGTtatgtattaatattattaaaatgcaATTTATGGTAAATTTTGAACATGTATACGTTAAATATTTAGCATTAAAATTAAGtatactttttaataatttctttaaaacaaatatttcatgtattaataattttttgttatctataaaataaacaatagatgaaatttaaataataaaactataaataaagaatatattgaAGATAATATTCATTCATCAAACAATGTTAATAATTCCAAACTGTATTATTTTACTTAAGGTAATATATGTACGTATTATTAATTCGGATAATATCAAAAAAGAACAAcaggaaatataaaaataattgctttatggttaataaaagttattattaaccttttttatttactacaTGCAGTTATACTTATACTATATCACTAGTTAATGGAGCATTGAGTGCCATATAAGCGGCATATAGAAAGAAGTTATATATTCAATAAAACATATCaaacaattaaaatataaaattttaaataaaatttattattttttaatatttctatataGCTCATGTTaaagataatttatatatatatatatatttctatgaTTTTgagatatataatttttttctttttaaggttttgataataaattcatatatatttatatattcaatatGTAATAAAGTACATAGAGacatttttatgatattaaaaAGTGACTGTTATGAGAATATTGAGTTACTTCTAACAACCAACATATTTTATGAGAGTACAATGAAATATTCAAAGAGAAACTATTTCATTAAGAATacaatatttttgttaatataaGAGATTATtatgttttcatttttttttattgtatgtGAATTTAATAACTTATAACTAATTAAACTTTAATTAAATGTTAAAGTATGTACTTAAgagttttaaaaataataaaactcAATTTAAAgaagtttatatatttatatttactatttattaatttatttattcaataCTCAAGCAAAGTATCAAAAaagcaaattaaaaaatcacTTTATAATAATTCTAAAGATAGCATAATTGATAATGGTTTTTTTTTAGCTAAATTTATtcgataataattttatttcttattataaACTAACACTATAATGATGTGTAATGAATTAATGTTTAATTGTaggaagaaataaaatgaattaaaaatttgtgcatgtagtaattttttttatataaatattattatataatactaAAAATTCATGagaaaagcaaaaaaaaggaaaaaatgaaaaaaataaacaaaaaaaaataataatattgtataaatttataaaaattgtaaaaatagcaataattatgatttagtaataaaaaatataaagaagatatatatataaaaaatgcattaaagatgaaattaataattattttaattttcttttaatgatAACATAACTTTAATGtgtattataattttaattattacaaaaaattataattaaatataaaattgagcatatgcatatatatattttttgaaaagaaaatgataatatttctataaaaataaaggaaagattaataatagttattaatatatatttatttatattactataataaaaagaatcaATTATAACTGAAAGAATAATATgtattgaaataaaatataatttagtATCAATAAAGATACTagtttattataattattactaaattttttaaagaatatggaagtatattttgttttaaaacTACATAATTATACATACTTTAATAAAtagtgaaaataaaataacataaaatgAACACTCTAAGCAAAGTTAAATaatatcattaaaatatttttttctaatatttttgtgATCCGTGGCATATTAGCATAActtataaatatgtatatatgtacataaattattttttaatttattctttttttcaagtaaaaaaaaaaaaatcttatttcttttcaaatttaaaaagttattttttaaaaataattattttatttaatcttcttattaaatataaaaaaaaattataaataaaaattattttataagataattttaattaaaaaaagaataaaatgaacaaaaaaaaatatattatatttatctcAAATCATAGAATACATCCCTAATACTATTTCAAGTATCtacatatatacataaatacgtacatttagttatacatgctcctAAAGGCTTTATTAATACAAATATGtaaacattaaaaatatataatttatttattaatttcccgTTTAATAACTTTAccagagtattaaacaaacaaattaataaagagtatTTATAACTAAATGTACGTATTTATGTACATAtgtacttattttattatatatataatagcaaattataatattgatttattaattgccttcTTAATGACTTTAAAAGagcattaaataataaaattaataaagagcatgtataaataaatatacgttttttaatatatatatatattgttttattatgatgctgatttattaattgcccatttaatgactttgctagagtattaaacaaaca harbors:
- a CDS encoding fam-h protein; amino-acid sequence: MNKKMNDIFNIIAYFGLYSNVYKGYITTDVFTIQIYHKKEKKYILYFLKKLFIFSFLIWALQCFNNWYSFRSWNYKNNSNILNLGANRLLAEKIYKIGQGKEELKLCEQQYKVKTELEQNNGQKEIEECIDAEQESGIEAKKEDKELKCNKKTLKKYNNISKVCSLYFAFILSFISFLLSIINVNAQEPEIERIIFLCINLSVIIFSVLLIMEKIKIKHKEKLQLSN